From Heliomicrobium modesticaldum Ice1, a single genomic window includes:
- a CDS encoding phosphate propanoyltransferase produces the protein MFDAAKKEVTVGVSNRHLHLSEADLIRLFGEGYQPEPMKDLSQPGQFAAKETLTLMGPKGLIEGVRLLMPLRKQSQVEVSVTDCYKLGIPPVIRDSGDLAETPGITLVGPQGQVSLKEGAIVAARHIHFSTGEAAQLGLKDKDRIAVEVGGFRGLRFDHVLIRVHETFAAEMHVDTDEANAAVIKNGQIVKMLI, from the coding sequence TTGTTCGATGCAGCAAAAAAAGAGGTCACCGTGGGCGTTTCCAACCGGCATCTGCACTTGTCTGAGGCGGACCTAATCCGGCTCTTCGGCGAAGGATACCAGCCCGAACCGATGAAGGATCTGTCTCAGCCGGGGCAGTTCGCCGCCAAAGAGACATTGACCTTGATGGGCCCTAAGGGACTGATCGAGGGTGTTCGCCTGCTCATGCCGCTGCGCAAACAATCTCAGGTCGAGGTATCGGTAACGGACTGCTATAAACTGGGGATCCCGCCGGTCATCCGCGACTCGGGCGATCTGGCTGAGACACCGGGGATCACCCTGGTGGGACCGCAAGGGCAGGTGTCCCTTAAGGAAGGGGCCATCGTGGCCGCCCGCCACATCCACTTCAGCACCGGCGAGGCGGCCCAACTGGGGCTCAAAGACAAGGACCGCATCGCCGTCGAGGTGGGCGGCTTCCGGGGCTTGCGCTTCGACCATGTGTTGATCCGCGTTCACGAGACCTTTGCTGCCGAGATGCACGTAGACACCGACGAGGCCAACGCGGCGGTGATCAAGAATGGGCAGATCGTCAAAATGCTGATTTGA
- a CDS encoding ACT domain-containing protein translates to MPEKKDNRVIVTVIGADRVGIIASVATIIADAGANILDISQTILQGEFFTMIMVIDMNDAKASFEQLRKSLEEKGQELGVQIMAQHEDIFKFMHRI, encoded by the coding sequence ATGCCAGAGAAAAAGGACAACCGTGTCATCGTCACCGTCATCGGCGCGGACCGGGTGGGGATCATCGCCAGCGTCGCCACCATCATCGCTGACGCCGGCGCGAATATCCTCGATATCAGCCAGACGATCTTGCAAGGCGAATTTTTTACCATGATCATGGTCATCGACATGAACGACGCCAAAGCCAGCTTCGAACAACTCCGCAAGTCCCTCGAAGAGAAGGGCCAGGAACTGGGTGTACAGATCATGGCCCAACACGAGGACATCTTCAAGTTCATGCATCGCATCTGA
- a CDS encoding PFL family protein has product MPLSISPQEIMETIRMVQMENLDIRTITMGISLRDCCRTDAASTAKAVYDKVTRMAGDLVKTGEEIEGRYGIPIINKRISVTPISLIAESMGLDDYVTVAKALDDAAKTVGVNFIGGYSALVHKGMTPGDRALIESLPKALAVTERVCASINIATTKAGINMDAVALMGRIVKATAEATADRDGLGCAKLVVFCNVPEDNPFMAGAFHGVGEPECVINVGVSGPGVVLNAVRKKPGCDFGELATIIKQTAFKITRMGELVGRAASERLGVPFGIVDLSLAPTPAIGDSVADILEAMGLERCGTHGTTAALALLNDAVKKGGAMASSYVGGLSGAFIPVSEDAGMIAAVEAGALTLDKLEAMTCVCSVGLDMIAVPGDTPAETISAIIADEAAIGMINRKTTAVRIIPVPGKKVGDHVEFGGLLGHAPVMPVHGFSAASFVARGGRIPAPLQALNN; this is encoded by the coding sequence ATGCCCCTTTCCATATCACCTCAAGAAATTATGGAGACGATCCGCATGGTCCAGATGGAGAACCTGGACATCCGCACCATCACCATGGGGATCTCTCTGCGCGACTGTTGCCGCACCGACGCGGCATCGACAGCCAAAGCCGTCTATGACAAGGTGACCCGCATGGCCGGCGACCTGGTCAAGACCGGAGAAGAGATCGAGGGCCGCTACGGCATCCCCATCATCAACAAGCGCATCTCCGTCACCCCCATCTCCTTGATCGCAGAGAGCATGGGCCTGGACGACTACGTCACTGTCGCCAAAGCCCTCGATGACGCCGCCAAGACGGTGGGCGTCAACTTCATCGGCGGCTATTCGGCCCTCGTTCATAAGGGAATGACCCCCGGCGATCGGGCGCTCATCGAGTCGCTACCGAAAGCCTTGGCTGTCACCGAGCGCGTCTGCGCCTCGATCAACATCGCCACCACCAAGGCCGGCATCAACATGGACGCCGTGGCGCTCATGGGCCGCATCGTCAAGGCTACCGCCGAGGCGACAGCCGACCGCGACGGTCTGGGTTGCGCCAAGCTGGTCGTCTTCTGCAACGTCCCTGAAGACAACCCCTTCATGGCGGGCGCATTCCACGGCGTCGGCGAGCCGGAGTGTGTCATCAACGTAGGCGTCAGCGGCCCCGGCGTCGTCCTGAACGCCGTCCGCAAAAAGCCGGGCTGCGACTTCGGCGAACTGGCCACGATCATCAAGCAGACGGCCTTCAAGATCACCCGCATGGGCGAACTGGTCGGACGGGCCGCTTCGGAACGGCTCGGCGTGCCCTTCGGCATCGTCGACCTCTCCCTGGCGCCGACGCCGGCCATCGGCGACAGTGTGGCCGACATCCTGGAAGCGATGGGCTTGGAGCGCTGTGGCACTCACGGCACGACGGCCGCCCTGGCCCTGTTGAACGATGCCGTGAAAAAGGGCGGCGCCATGGCCTCCTCCTATGTGGGCGGCCTGTCGGGCGCCTTCATCCCTGTCAGCGAAGACGCCGGCATGATCGCCGCCGTCGAGGCGGGCGCGCTGACCCTGGACAAGCTGGAAGCGATGACCTGTGTCTGCTCTGTCGGCCTCGACATGATCGCCGTCCCCGGCGACACGCCGGCCGAGACGATCTCGGCCATCATCGCCGACGAAGCGGCCATCGGCATGATCAACCGCAAGACGACGGCCGTCCGCATCATCCCCGTGCCCGGCAAAAAGGTGGGCGACCATGTGGAGTTCGGCGGACTCCTCGGCCATGCGCCGGTCATGCCGGTCCATGGCTTTAGCGCCGCCTCCTTTGTGGCCAGGGGTGGCAGGATCCCGGCGCCGTTGCAGGCGTTGAACAACTAG